A region from the Polaribacter sp. Hel1_33_78 genome encodes:
- a CDS encoding S41 family peptidase — protein MQKFKQSTLTFLFILISIPILNAQVKDCSCKTDLEFLNQKIEQTPSYKVNKENYKLEYAKTKKSIENLNSGYDCFLQLNKLMLSLNDRHCNLYGINKGLDEESKKDTSKFEEFKVSNLYNVYPRPEINLDSLKKSLKQKATASIEGVYYRKGYLTLGVYKTINSNDYRAIILESEMDVWEVGEVIYTLVPYGNNYLLAVGGSLYSKRMISYGERIENGVFLTMQFQKDNSKANNSISLYPESTYLRKEISPETTYLKIGSFNSWNPTLSEAYKFYKSLEGTLTKNNLILDLRDNGGGGDRNSKGLYKILKKYIKKNNVYVLVNHRTASNAEQFVYKLNDFGNCTILGNRTSGTATYEKVNSNYNLPCENYIVVLTSKKHIKYLKLESMGLEPDIKLAVENDWMIQVQNYIERNN, from the coding sequence ATGCAAAAATTCAAACAATCAACTTTGACATTTTTATTCATTTTAATATCAATTCCAATCTTAAATGCTCAAGTTAAGGATTGTAGCTGTAAAACAGACTTAGAATTTTTAAATCAGAAAATTGAGCAAACACCTTCATATAAAGTAAATAAGGAGAATTATAAGTTGGAGTATGCTAAGACAAAAAAAAGCATAGAAAATTTAAATTCTGGTTACGATTGTTTTCTTCAATTGAATAAATTAATGTTATCACTAAATGATAGACATTGTAATCTATATGGAATAAACAAAGGATTAGATGAAGAATCAAAAAAAGATACATCTAAATTTGAAGAATTTAAAGTATCAAATCTTTATAATGTTTACCCAAGACCTGAAATAAATTTAGATAGCCTAAAGAAATCGTTAAAGCAGAAAGCTACTGCCTCTATTGAAGGTGTTTACTACAGAAAAGGGTATTTGACGCTAGGAGTATATAAAACGATAAATAGTAATGATTACAGAGCAATTATTTTAGAATCTGAAATGGATGTTTGGGAAGTTGGAGAAGTAATTTACACTTTAGTTCCTTACGGTAACAATTATTTATTAGCTGTTGGTGGAAGTCTGTACAGTAAAAGAATGATATCTTATGGCGAGAGGATTGAAAACGGTGTTTTCCTAACTATGCAATTTCAAAAAGATAATTCAAAAGCTAATAATTCCATTTCATTATATCCAGAATCTACCTATTTAAGAAAGGAAATATCGCCTGAAACTACTTATTTAAAAATAGGTAGTTTCAACTCTTGGAATCCTACACTTTCTGAGGCATATAAATTTTACAAATCTCTAGAAGGAACTTTGACAAAGAACAATCTAATTCTTGACTTACGAGATAATGGTGGTGGTGGAGATAGAAACTCTAAAGGATTGTATAAAATATTGAAAAAATATATTAAAAAAAATAATGTTTACGTTTTGGTTAATCATAGAACCGCAAGTAATGCAGAACAGTTTGTATATAAACTAAATGATTTTGGAAATTGTACAATCCTCGGAAATAGAACAAGTGGAACAGCAACGTACGAAAAAGTAAACTCTAATTACAATCTACCTTGTGAAAATTACATTGTAGTTCTAACATCTAAAAAGCATATTAAGTATCTAAAATTAGAATCTATGGGCCTTGAACCAGATATAAAACTGGCAGTTGAAAATGATTGGATGATACAAGTACAAAACTATATCGAGAGAAATAACTAG